In Primulina eburnea isolate SZY01 chromosome 14, ASM2296580v1, whole genome shotgun sequence, the following proteins share a genomic window:
- the LOC140813154 gene encoding sodium/calcium exchanger NCL-like, whose translation MRRHAKPRPFLTVLLFLILCGLTYGRLISDGSDLASDGGVKSTNVPRLIRLYAAEESCEQTYGFMPCTSTALGNLFLILVYGYLMFLAATYLSSGSELLLEILGPGLIGGLFLPVLGALPDALLILVSGLSGSAETAQSQVSVGMGLLAGSTVMLLTLVWGTCVIVGKCDIENSVAVDSKNTKRFSLTGSGISTDIWTSYAGIVMAVSLLPFIIVQFPQILHSNSGRHLAVLIALIVSVLLLISYCIYQVVQPSVQRRRIIYAKHKHVISGILQDLKMRSLGKLCTEDGRPNEEVLSKLFNTIDDNKDGFLQRPEVKALILGIRFNDINLDEEDAVEKVMKDFDTSNDHNIDFDEFISGIRRWLEAARGGTANHSSSMKYIDDFHKQTKREHARLGDQSDDGGGGVENPRSTTIKAVLLLLLGTVIAAVFADPLVDAVDNFSSATSIPTFFISFIALPLATNSSEGVSAIIFASRKKLRSTSLSFSEIYGAVTMNNLLCLSVFLALIYVRGLTWDFSAEVLVILIVCLVMGVFASIRTTFPLWTCILAFLLYPFSLALVYVLDYVFGWS comes from the exons ATGCGCCGCCACGCGAAACCCAGGCCTTTCCTTACCGTTCTcctctttctgatactctgcgGCTTGACCTACGGTCGTTTGATCTCCGATGGATCAGATCTCGCATCCGATGGGGGGGTGAAGAGCACAAACGTGCCACGTCTCATTCGCCTCTATGCGGCGGAGGAGTCCTGCGAGCAGACTTACGGCTTCATGCCTTGCACATCTACTGCGCTGGGAAATCTGTTCCTCATTTTAGTGTACGGATATCTCATGTTCCTCGCCGCAACATATCTTTCCTCTGGGAGTGAGCTTTTGCTTGAGATCCTCGGTCCTGGATTAATTGGCGGTCTATTCCTCCCCGTTCTGGGAGCTCTTCCGGATGCACTGCTTATTCTTG TCTCTGGGCTGTCTGGAAGCGCAGAAACCGCACAAAGCCAGGTCTCGGTTGGGATGGGACTGCTTGCTGGATCGACAGTCATGCTTCTTACCTTAGTTTGGGGTACCTGTGTTATCGTTGGAAAATGTGATATAGAAAATTCTGTCGCCGTTGACTCAAAAAACACGAAACGCTTCAGTTTAACTG GCTCTGGCATTAGTACGGATATCTGGACAAGCTATGCCGGCATTGTCATGGCTGTATCTTTGCTCCCATTCATAATTGTCCAAtttccacaaatattgcattcAAATTCCGGAAGGCACTTGGCTGTCCTGATTGCTCTTATTGTATCTGTTTTACTTCTGATTTCCTATTGCATTTACCAG GTAGTCCAACCATCGGTTCAGAGGAGGCGAATTATTTATGCAAAACATAAGCATGTCATTTCTGGAATCTTACaagatttgaaaatgcgttCCTTGGGGAAGCTTTGCACAGAAGATGGGAGACCTAATGAAGAAGTATTGTCTAA ATTGTTTAACACGATTGATGATAATAAGGATGGATTTCTTCAAAGGCCCGAAGTAAAAGCTCTAATTCTTGGAATCCGGTTTAATGATATTAATTTGGATGAGGAAGATGCTGTGGAGAAAGTTATGAAGGATTTCGACACCTCTAATGATCATAATATTGATTTTGACGAGTTCATATCTGgtattaggagatggctcgaaGCGGCCAGGGGTGGCACTGCCAATCATAGCAGTTCAATGAAGTACATCGATGATTTCCACAAG CAAACAAAGAGAGAACATGCTCGTCTGGGGGATCAAAGTGATGATGGTGGTGGAGGCGTTGAGAATCCTCGATCAACTACTATAAAAGCCGTCCTTTTATTGCTTTTGGGAACTGTTATTGCAGCTGTATTTGCCGATCCTCTGGTTGATGCTGTCGATAACTTCTCCAGTGCCACAAGCATTCCTACTTTTTTCATCTCGTTTATTGCGCTCCCACTTGCTACCAACTCCAGTGAGGGAGTGTCGGCTATAATATTTGCCAGCCGGAAAAAGCTCAGGTCTACCTCGTTATCGTTTTCGGAG ATATATGGAGCTGTTACAATGAACAATCTCCTTTGCCTATCGGTCTTCTTGGCCCTCATTTATGTTCGGGGATTGACATGGGACTTCTCAGCTGAAGTACTTGTTATTTTGATAGTATGCTTGGTGATGGGGGTTTTTGCCAGCATTCGTACAACTTTTCCGCTTTGGACATGTATTTTAGCCTTCTTGCTGTATCCTTTTTCTCTGGCGCTTGTGTATGTGCTCGACTATGTCTTTGGCTGGTCATAG